CCCGCTGCGCGGTGAGCCGCCCGTTGATGAGGTACCAGGCGAGGTTGCGCTCGATGCGCTCCAGGCCGTAGAGGTCGCGCAGCCAGGTGAGCACCTCACGGGTCGTGCCCTCGGGCACTGTGGGCAGCGCGGCGGTGAACGCCTCCCACAGGAGCAGCTCGGCGTGCGCCTTCGCGGTGGCGATGAGCTCGTCCTGGTGGGCGTTGAAGACCTCCGTCGCCTCCTCCGGCGAGGCGTCCTTGACCTCGCGCAGGGCTCCGGCGATGGCGGCGACCATCGTCTCGACGCGGTCCTCGAGCAGCTCGCGCTGCACGTCGGGGTCGCGCAGGTGGCCGGCGGAGCGGGCGGCGGACCCGGAGTCGACGACGGACTGCGCGGCGCGCCGCAGCGGGGTGCGGTGCAGCGCGAGGTCCCCGGCGCGGGCGGCGACGAACCGGGCGGCGCCAGCGACGTCGATCTTGCCCATCGCCTTGCCGTAGTCGGTGAGCAGCCGCTTGCCGACGAGCTGGAGCAGGACGTTGTTGTCCCCCTCGAAGGTCGTGTAGACGTCGAAGTCCTGGCGCCAGGTGACGAGTCGGTTCTCGGCCATGAACCCGGCCCCGCCGCATGCCTCACGGCTCTCCTGGAGCGTCTCCATGGCGAGCCACGTCGTCGTCGGCTTGAGCGCGGCGGCGAGGGTCTCGAGGTCCTGGCGCGACTCGTCGTCGTCGTGCTCGCCGCTGAAGACCTCGTGGAAGCGCTGGAGCAGGCCGAGCTGGGCGAACCCGGCGGCGTACGTGCGGGCGAGGAGCGGCAGGAGACGGCGCTGGTGGCGCTGGTAGTCCAGCAGCGTGACCTCGCGGTTCTCGTCGGCGCCGGTGAACTGGCGGCGCTCGTCGCCGTAGCGCACGGCGATGGACAGCGCGGCCTTGCTCACCCCGACTGCCGCCCCGCCGAGGGACACCCGGCCCTGGACGAGGGTGCCGAGCATGGTGAAGAAGCGGCGGCCCTTGCTCGCGATCGGGGAGGAGTAGGTGCCGTCGGGCGCGACGTCGCCGTAGCGGCGCAGGAGGTTCTCCCGCGGCACGCGCACGTGGTCGAACCACAGCTGGCCGTTGTCGATGCCGTTGAGCCCGCCCTTGGGGCCGTCGTCGCGGCCACCGATGCCGGGCAGGAAGCGCAGCTCGCCGTCCTCGCCGCGCTCGCGGAGGGGCACGTACAGGGCGTGGACTCCGTGGTTGCGTCCCTTGGTGACGAGCTGGGCGAAGACGACGGCGGCAAGCCCGTGCAGCGCCGCGTTGCCGATGTACTCCTTCCTCGCCGCGGCGAACGGGGTGTGGAGGACGAACTCCTCGGTCTGCGGGTCGTAGGTGGCGGTCGTCGCGATCGAGGCGACGTCCGAGCCGTGGCCGACCTCGGTCATCGCGAAGCAGCCGGGCACCTCCAGGCTCATGATCCCCGGGAGCCAGCGCGCGTGCTGCTCGGGCACGCCGAGGTGCTGGACGGCGGAGCCGAACAGCCCCCACTGCACCCCGCCCTTGATCTGGATGGACGGGTCGCCGAGGAAGAGCTCCTCGAACCCGGCGAGGTTGCCGCCCGGGTCTCCCCCGCCGCCGACCTCGCGGGGGAAGCCGCGCAGCACGTCGCCGC
Above is a genomic segment from Georgenia wutianyii containing:
- a CDS encoding acyl-CoA dehydrogenase family protein, which gives rise to MPDVDAPVGAAVATPPSAPVLGVSAGSPDSAEGELDVRAVADLIDGRWRERRRASRDLALDPAFHRLPDQSVAEHRARVLEQLHLILDRGDVLRGFPREVGGGGDPGGNLAGFEELFLGDPSIQIKGGVQWGLFGSAVQHLGVPEQHARWLPGIMSLEVPGCFAMTEVGHGSDVASIATTATYDPQTEEFVLHTPFAAARKEYIGNAALHGLAAVVFAQLVTKGRNHGVHALYVPLRERGEDGELRFLPGIGGRDDGPKGGLNGIDNGQLWFDHVRVPRENLLRRYGDVAPDGTYSSPIASKGRRFFTMLGTLVQGRVSLGGAAVGVSKAALSIAVRYGDERRQFTGADENREVTLLDYQRHQRRLLPLLARTYAAGFAQLGLLQRFHEVFSGEHDDDESRQDLETLAAALKPTTTWLAMETLQESREACGGAGFMAENRLVTWRQDFDVYTTFEGDNNVLLQLVGKRLLTDYGKAMGKIDVAGAARFVAARAGDLALHRTPLRRAAQSVVDSGSAARSAGHLRDPDVQRELLEDRVETMVAAIAGALREVKDASPEEATEVFNAHQDELIATAKAHAELLLWEAFTAALPTVPEGTTREVLTWLRDLYGLERIERNLAWYLINGRLTAQRARVVTGYINRLLTRLRPHAVDLVDAFGYTDAHLRAPIASGAERERQEEAASHLRRRRALPERVAAG